The Mytilus trossulus isolate FHL-02 chromosome 3, PNRI_Mtr1.1.1.hap1, whole genome shotgun sequence genome contains a region encoding:
- the LOC134711353 gene encoding uncharacterized protein LOC134711353: MSEVPLRSKIMPVMKRTELPPPTCYIKTLLIKKVEDGFNAMKEMLSDSLTILEKQESLTMESYVLSRMVYKMNSQWRREKSMQGLKRIKTCLNRYKDLKLVEYVAELKDHFDGCDLYLGEVYLPAQQMIVYLLRQMMCLARLMTQMCNYCKYTYVYISQNISIGNFIPQNMVFLSMVSRIWALGKSLGLHSARWYEGIYKCLDVFPQTQVQTVTADLPSTLSSFLTTEEFQSDSLEDNISPSPEDLSIDPDEDMDAQPEAQWEEDTSKIDIVETSKPEKLVSDKLLERRSILNNAMELSDSEDLGDVVVRQAPKSHTLRRDSQNNQIADDENVEDLGLLVSRKELFNNCDNFDKKNLKQEIVNCKSFKKLKDILKQFDDFDKNAPHLKTCENKLRELKKEHLLLKRNGFKDNQFIEQAKEELIKLINLSKDDKILEETRNEPLTKKDIVDIAVHVSEKLSNSETVRKSNHRDFSIEEIFKKPYKNLLKLVEDQGIDTSSKKRQTKVKKCSVNVKTIRKQYMEESKKKKKKQYVKLAEEKVIELLNSFS, encoded by the exons ATGTCAGAAGTGCCACTACGTAGCAAGATAATGCCAGTTATGAAAAGGACAGAGTTACCTCCTCCTACTTGTTATATAAAGACattgttgattaaaaaagttGAAG ATGGATTCAATGCTATGAAAGAGATGTTGTCAGACAGTTTGACTATATTAGAGAAACAGGAATCTCTAACAATGGAGAGTTATGTTTTGTCTAGAATGgtatataaaatgaacagtCAGTGGAGAAGGGAAAAATCTATGCAGGGATTGAAAAGA attaaGACTTGTTTGAATAGGTACAAAGACTTGAAACTTGTTGAATATGTTGCAGAACTCAAAGACCATTTTGATGG GTGTGATTTGTACCTTGGAGAAGTATATCTACCAGCACAACAGATGATAGTTTATTTATTGAGACAGATGATGTGCTTGGCAAGACTGATGACACAAATGTGCAATTACTGCAAGTACACATATGT ATATATTAGTCAGAATATATCCATTGGAAACTTTATACCACAGAACATGGTGTTCTTGTCAATGGTCAGCAGAATATG GGCACTGGGAAAGTCATTAGGTCTTCATTCTGCAAGATGGTATGAAGGAATTTACAAATGCTTAGATGTTTTTCCTCAAACACAG GTACAAACAGTAACAGCAGATCTTCCTAGTACATTATCATCATTCCTGACTACAGAAGAATTTCAATCAGATAG TCTTGAGGACAACATATCACCCAGTCCAGAGGACTTATCTATAGACCCTGATGAGGACATGGATGCTCAACCAGAGGCCCAATGGGAAGAAGATACATCTAAAATAGACATTGTTGAAACAAGCAAACCAGAAAAATTAGTTAGTGATAAATTATTGGAGAGGAGAAGCATCTTGAACAATGCCATGGAACTGAGTGATAGTGAAGATCTTGGTGATGTTGTTGTCAGACAAGCACCAAAGAGCCACACTTTACGTAGAGATAGTCAAAACAATCAGATAGCAGATGATGAAAACGTGGAAGATTTAGGATTGCTTGTATCTAGAAaagaattatttaataattgtgataattttgataaaaagaattTGAAACAAGAAATTGTAAACTGTAAATCCTtcaaaaaattgaaagatatattaaaacaatttgatgattttgataagaatgcTCCTCATTTGAAAACTTGTGAAAATAAGCTAAGAGAACTAAAGAAGGAACACTtacttttgaaaagaaatggTTTTAAAGATAATCAGTTTATTGAACAAGCCAAAGAGGAGTTGATTAAGTTGATAAATTTATCTAAGGATGATAAAATTCTAGAGGAAACACGTAATGAACCATTAACTAAGAAAGACATTGTTGATATCGCTGTTCATGTCagtgaaaaattatcaaattctGAAACAGTGAGGAAATCAAACCACAGAGATTTTAGTATTGAGGAGATATTTAAGAAACCATACAAAAACCTATTGAAATTAGTTGAAGATCAGGGAATTGATACTTCAtccaaaaaaagacaaacaaaagttaaaaagtgtTCTGTGAATGTTAAAACCAtaagaaaacaatatatggaAGAAtcgaagaagaaaaagaaaaaacaatatgtCAAACTAGCGGAAGAGAAAGTAATTGAATTGCTAAATTCTTTCTCCtaa
- the LOC134711352 gene encoding nucleoside diphosphate kinase 6-like yields MPNCLLKPLQLTLAIFKPDIVSRPHIVQQIKQMIRDDGFFFVKSTTCYLPRSKAEEFYKEHDGKFFHNRLVTFISSGHVSAHILAKHDAIKCWRKLMGPTKVLKTVHEDPHSIRGKFGLTDTRNATHGSDSEESARREINFFFPDFNIEEWHRTEEQYFREGKIKFCEDKEIHVIIAENEHKLSHE; encoded by the coding sequence atGCCTAATTGTTTGTTAAAACCATTACAATTAACTTTAGCCATTTTCAAGCCAGACATTGTTTCTAGACCTCATATTGTTCAACAAATTAAACAGATGATTCGAgatgatggatttttttttgtaaaatcaacAACATGTTACCTTCCACGTTCAAAAGCAGAGGAATTCTACAAGGAACATGATGGGAAATTTTTTCATAATAGACTTGTCACTTTCATTTCAAGTGGTCATGTTAGTGCCCATATCTTAGCAAAACATGATGCAATTAAATGCTGGAGGAAGTTAATGGGACCAACGAAAGTCCTCAAAACTGTTCATGAAGACCCACATTCAATACGAGGGAAATTTGGATTAACGGATACCAGGAACGCTACTCATGGTTCAGATTCGGAGGAGAGTGCTAGAAGAGAGATTAATTTTTTCTTTCCTGATTTTAACATTGAAGAATGGCATAGAACAGAAGAACAATATTTTAGAGAAGGAAAGATTAAATTTTGTGAAGATAAAGAAATACATGTTATTATTGCTGAGAATGAACACAAACTGAGTCATGAATAG
- the LOC134711354 gene encoding zinc finger protein-like 1, with translation MGLCKCPKKKVTNLFCFEHRVNVCENCLVANHQKCIIKSYLQWLQDSDYTPVCVLCDKNLSDESCGECVRLTCYDVFHWYCLNKYAQQLPSNTAPAGYTCPCCKAGIFPAQNVVSPVAEQLKEHLSKVNWARSGLGLPLIEETEAPVQPKFEETKITHDTFVKKEYAQTTSSSPKTTPNHTRPSAHVAPTVNSTHSVISVDTGTSVRGSDKAYGVVDPRKVFDTTKDDYLNLSSDHDDNKYRRRSAMEWLKNWLKSRDVKGKKKDPAAVRKKFFLVLLLGLIGFITVIIIFHRLGREGSDDDPLLDMMANPNIRVNENRVLGD, from the exons ATGGGGCTTTGCAAATGCCCGAAGAAGAAAGTGACAAACTTGTTTTGTTTCGAACACAGAGTGAATGTCTGTGAAAACTGCTTAGTCGCAAATCATCAAAAG tgtATAATAAAGTCGTATCTACAATGGTTACAAGACAGTGACTACACTCCTGTATGTGTTCTGTGTGATAAGAATCTGTCTGATGAAAGTTGTGGAGAATGTGTAAGACTGACATGTTATG ATGTTTTTCACTGGtattgtttaaacaaatatgcCCAACAGTTGCCATCCAACACAGCACCAGCTGGTTACACTTGCCCGTGTTGTAAAGCTGGAATATTCCCTGCACAGAATGTGGTGTCACCTGTAGCTGAACAACTGAAAGAGCATCTGTCTAAAGTTAATTGGGCTAGATCTGGATTAGGGTTACCTTTG ATAGAAGAAACAGAGGCTCCAGTGCAACCAAAGTTTGAAGAGACCAAGATCACACATGATACTTTTGTAAAGAAAGAATATGCACAGACCACATCCTCCAGTCCAAAAACAACACCCAATCATACACGTCCCAGTGCTCATGTAGCGCCAACAGTCAATTCAACACATAGCGTTATAAGTGTAGATACTGGCACATCAGTTAGAGGCTCTGATAAAGCTTATGGAGTAGTAG ATCCAAGAAAAGTCTTTGACACAACAAAAGATGATTATTTAAATCTATCAAGTGACCACGATGACAACAAATACAGAAGAAGATCAGCCATGGAATGGTTAAAGAATTGGTTGAA ATCAAGGGATGTTAAAGGAAAGAAGAAAGATCCAGCAGCAGTGAGGAAGAAattctttttagttttattacTTGGACTTATAGGTTTTATAACTGTGATTATCATATTCCATAGACTAGGCAGAGAGGGATCAGACGATGATCCTTTGTTAGATATGATGGCTAACCCAAACATTAGAGTTAATGAAAATAGAGTGTTAGGAGACTAA